TTATGACTTGATGGTTTTAAGGAAATAAAATCCACTAGGCTTTTGGTTTAAGTCCTTAAGCTTCGTTGGTATTAAGACGGTCCGGCTCCGGATCGCTATGAGCAATTTAGCAATGCGGCTCTCATTTATCAGTAAATTGTGTTTTCATCAAAGCGAGCAAGACAAGTGAAATAACGTCGTACAACCTGCAGGTTGTCGTACATGTAATCCAATAGTCATATTATTGCTACACATCCAATGGTTGCAACGAAAAATGTGCTCCAACGAAAATCGGCTGTACTCTAAAATCAGCTCTTTACATTACAATATCCCatgctttaaagggtctaggtacttgCAGTAGGACTTTAATATGCACAACAAACAATGTCCAAATcccacacagtttgaagattaagATGTTAGaaagttcctttaaaacattacttgctgaggtgctgtagtttttgagagaaaaaaaagtacaattcACGAATATAATATTCGTCTCAGTAGACGaacattatttcagcatgtaaaaccTATTTTCgtaacattgttttacaaaaaaaaaaatttacatcACCTCATCAACCAATATTTTAACGAAGTGTTTAACTATCTTTATCTTCActcggtgtaagtttaatgtaattcaTTTATCATACCCTGCTCAGCCTTTATAGATATGGGTTACCCAAAAAGGGACTGTACAGTAAGTTATACTTTAAATCCAACTCAAAATACAAATCATGCAAAGCGGTTTATATTGAGAGGATGGAAGGAATATAACATAGACTTATCAGATTGACTAGATGAGGGGGGTCGATGGACTTTGAGACTGAGTTTGACTTTCACGAGGGGTGCTGGGGGAAAGTGTATAAACAACGAGGACACACATCAGAGTGCAATGAGGTATTTACGTTGTTGTTTTAGATGGGTGTTTTGTCAGTGGACAAGGGCACCTTTTTGCAAAGGCAAACTCAACAGTAGGATCAATGCACGAGACGGTGTGGCCAGAACtaacgcacacacacacagctctgtgttgcagtAACTGTGAAATCAGAACATAAcagaaaagggaaaacaaagggTCTCCGTAGGGGAACTCTAAAGACTGAGGGTACTCCGCAAGGAATTTTGTGTACTTAGTCTATAAAAGGTTCCTCAGTGAAcagggacaaagaaaagagcacgaTGCCCACACAGGGATGGAACAAACAGAATGTGTGCGGACATCCCGTGTTTTGTGTACACCCAAGGACAATCGTATTCCTCTACAACAAACAACACTTTGTGgaagtgtgtaagtccacatagtttCCAAGATAGTTTCTAAAGTCCCTATGATGTGGACTTCATTTGTTCTCGAGTCCACACTTCGCATGTTACATGTTTACTAATATGGGTACATGTATACAGGCCTATCAACCTAAGGAAGTAGATTTCTCAGTGTTTCCTACATCCTACAtcgtaccttatcttgattcaaagagagtaacCATGCAAGACATCTCCAATACATTAACATCAATACATCACAGCGTCTGCTTCAAATCGACGCAAAGTCACTCTCTGAAATCACATTATCATACCATCTAACCCTGATTTCAGGATAGAACCACAGAAGTAGGTCGTGAGCCAACAATAACCATTTTCTTATTATCCTATACGATAAGATCACAGAATGATTTATCTCCTTCTCCCGGAACTGAAAGCAGACGCCCCCTTATTGTTTTTGATCTCTAGCTGATTGCCATCATTACCTGCAATAGTTCTCTTCAGCCAGTCCGTAGATGTCAATTTGATCACATACGTCAATGGCAAAGAGTAGCGTCATCCAACCCGTTGAGAGCCACGTGTTCGCCTCTTTCCTGTGTGGTGAGAAAGTATAGGTTGATAATGATGCATTCAGGATTTTCTGGCTGTGGCTTcgggctttaaaggaacacgttgccttggatcggacgagttggtttttgaaaagcgtctgtaaccgtttgttacaggATGCAAAaattatgggtagaaagatgttgtaaaagttgaacacaatgacccacacaaacatgcctcgacactgcacggttttccttttacctcgtcgactaacacggtcggccatttattgccgactgaccgtgttagttcgcacagtaaaaggaaaaccacacaatttcgaggcaaatttgcgtggattattgtattctacttttaaaacatcttttcaaccatatgcattttatacaaaacggttacaaacgattttttataggccaactcgcccgatccaacaCAACGTGTTCGTATAAGTGAACTTTTCCTTAGCCAGGTTCATCACATGGGATCTTTTTAAACAGACTAAGGGGATTGTGTTGGTAATTTGAACCCACTGCTGATTTCAATCCTACATTTTTGTATACACCATAAAACTAATCTGTgcaaaattcatttcaaaaggtggtagggTTTTTGAGTTGCCGGAAAtctgcaggaagaataatcagcCATTGGAATAACCTGATAAGGGTTACTGTcaataacgcttctcagatggTGGATAACGAGTGATATCTTTTCCATAACGGTAGTATGTCGAAgcgaaaagtttctcaaaacgCATTGTACTATTCAAAGCTGCTGTAATTCTAACTAAGCACATTGTTATCGCTAACAATTTcgtatacagaccctttcaCAATACATTAACTCCGTTTCAGAACATTTCATTCATGAAAACACACATCACAAGCCGTTCGGGCTCAACAATATGTCCACAAAAAGCAAAAGTTCAAAAAATGCTTCAATGGTAGCTTTATGACCGTAAGTTAGAGGTAGGCACAGCTTACAGTCTGACTAAGGAATACTTACGTCGTTAAACCTGTCTCTACTTTAAACAGTTCGTCGGCCAGCTTCACTTTTTCTGGCGTTAGTAAGTACATTTCTACATTGGGAAAAGTCTTTGAGAAATTCTGTGCAATTTTGTAGTACACATTAGTTGCTTTGTCGACTTTGTCCGCCGAATAAAGCCACGGTATAATCACTTTATCCGGGCGCGACGACTGGTTGATGAATATTTCCTGTTGAAGTTCCCGGCTGGTGTTCAAGACCATCATATTGACGTGACCTATGACCCGTACAGTGGTCTTCGCTCCCACGTCATCCTCGTACCCAATGGTTGGCGATGAGTTCATACGGAATACACACTGTGCGGAATCGATCTCGCGACCCCTGGTTTTGTTTATGAGATGACCGGAGCTGGATACCACTGCGCACTGACTGCAACGCATTCGCAAACTctgaaaaccaaaaacaaaactacaatcATTATCAACATCAATGTATGTTGCAGCCGTTGTTTACATGATTGTTACTTTACCAGCTGCAATTATAGAAACAATTATCTTTCAGTTTTGTAATATTCTTCTATAATGGAAGTAAATAGACTTCTTAATGGTGTGACTTGTGgttgtttcaattcagcatttAATCTGTTATTCGATGAGTTTATTAAACACTAATTGTATGTTGATTAAACTTGTTCGCAAAGTTTGTTTGTAGAAGCGTTCGTGAGAGCATTACcgtaagtttttattgtatCTACGAGATACAAAACTATCATTCAAACTAGGCCTAATTAAAACTTCTGTAAAATATGCTCAAAATTACTGTTTTCCACCTACAGTATGTAAATAGCTTAGCACAAAACGAGTTTAATTATTAGTGTTTaataaaatgagaaaaaaaaattataacaaattaaaacaattatttgaatcAAATACAAAGAAATAATAGGAGCATCCTCATATTGGCTTGTATTGGCTTGTATTAAAAAGCCCGCCAATACAATACAACCTGACACaataaacaaacataatttAACAATTGAACTTATTTGTTGACTAttatataatgataataataacaatataataCAGATTCAAACAATGACAACAATATGCAAAATGACGATAtgaatattaaaatataaaacacaacAGGTGGCTGCAGGGCAGAAAGGCATAAAGAAAGAAGGAAAGTTAAAACAAAGGTATGAAATCAACAGTCTTCAtatagttcaattcaattcaatgtcaCATTAAAATGTATGTATTTACAATACGAAAATACAGAAACATTTGGTCAGAAATAATGCAGTACCATACACACAAGAGTAATGTCCAATGAAAATCATATTGAAACAATTGCATAGTGATGTTAAAGCAAATAAGCCATTTCGAGGTATGATGGACACAATAGTTAGGTTTGAGTTAAGCAAACAGTGTACTCCTATGTCCACCATGTCCCCAAAAGACCGGTGGCATACAGCATAaatgtgtctttaaaaatgttcaaaTGTTTGTATAAATTTCTTGGGGAAATGTTTCTCTTTGCTTACCTCATTGGAATCAATCCGCTCATAACCGTCCACTATAGGAGGTACAGGGGGTTTCAAAGTGGCATTCTCAAAGTGTATAGTGGTCATATCCACTGTGTCAGTCACAGGGTACCTTaaatcatcctcatcctcaaTTTCTTCCTCATCCTCCTCCTCAGATAGTGCTGTGTGCTCCTCCTTTACTACACGTTTCTCGTTTGTAACACGATGCGAGTAAGTGCCGTGGGCACTGGATGCGTTACGAGTTCTATTAGCCACAGCATCTGAGCCGGACGCCGAGTTCGATTTCTTTGGAATGTTGTCGTTACTTCTCGATGAATCTACAATTGAGTTGAGTAACTGTTGATTGTATGCTCCACTACCCGGCGGAACGGCGTCAGCTCCATGGCGGACACTGTCCGGAGTGTACCTAGGGTTCTCTTCTAGGATTCGTAATCTCTCTGCTTGTTGCCAACGCAAAGACAAGTCCCTGTTTCTGAGATAAACCTGGCCCGGTGGTTCCCGGACCTTGCTGTCTTGTCTGTTTATGATGGTTTGGTAGACTTTGAGGGATGGTCGCCATTCTGTGTAGGTGTAATACATGTAGCATGATGCCATGAGGATAAAGTACCAGAAACTCATCAACAGAATGTTGCGACGGCCCTGGAAGAGGGAAAGAGAAATAATCAATgtcattttttaaaactttgtttgtaTATAATTTCGCCCCAAAACAAGAGGCGTAAAGCCACTCTCAATACGGGTCTACAAGAAGAGTAATTTATTCATCTGAAAATAGAATAGCTGAACATagaaattgatattcctcttaaaacagtctaggatggagggaaacatgcaccaggcaaggagttccaaagagataaagtacgtggaataaagccGTTGGAATGGCTCCTTGTTCGACGTCAGTAAATCATACTGTTTAACAATGTTAGTTAACAAAGTTCTATGTGTGGATGACGGTTTTTTCTCACGAAGGAGTCTCTGCATTGGTTTTACCAAACATCTGAACTTGATCACTAACTTTCAAACAACTCGTTTTAAACTTTGTTAACCTCAACTACGATCCAACTACGGCAGAACACACCAAGTTATGCTCGTGTTATATGTCCCAAGATTTGTTGGAATTCTAGAAAGATTTCGTCACAAGGGAGTCGTATAGATATATATTCAGAATTGGGTAAAATCAAGTATTTATTTAAGACCCGTATCTTATTCATAATGTATACACAGGGTGTCATATAACTCAGGATATCTTATTCAGAATCTGATATCCTTCACAGTATCCACTTTGAAGATTGCATTGCGCTTAAGGCCAGCGATTGTATTCAATAGCAATAGCGTTGACTTTACATTTGCGCGgggaaacaatttgtttaatttcaaaGAGAGCCTGGAGCATGGTTGCAACTCAGTATCGAAACACACCAGGCACCTGATGTGTTGCTATAATATTTCCCACGGTAGATTGTACCCTGAAGTACcatttggtaaatgccatagtCATGAATAACATAACAGTTACgaaaacaatatttgtaatCGATATTCCAAATTGCTGGCCATCTTACAGCCGGGAAAACTTTGCTTTTAAAGATGGAACTACTGTGCattgctgttttttgttttacttctgtACCAactcaaatttgtttaataaaatgttttacttttttttccaggagGGTAGCAATTTTCTTTATTGATTACGTAAtcaaaatttatgtttataaatTGTCAATTCATCATGCTTTTTAAATCGCTGCATTTCTCTCCAATTTAGAATATTAGAATGGTCAAATATGTCACTTTCATTGAGACATGCGAGCTCAAATAGACCAACTGACTAACCTGCTAAAATTTAAAAGATATTGCCATGTTTCCTTCAAACTAAACAGTTCCATCTTCTCAAACAAACTGAAAGAACCCTAACCATGTTTTCATCCATCGTGAAAGTGTGAGACTTTTCGCTAAGATCACTCCTAGCTATTATATAGTGTGATGCACCAATACATTTAAGTAACCGGAATGCCTGACCCTCTTAACACTCCAGGCCCCAATTTTATAGACCATGttttatagaccatgtgaactttgtttacaaaaagtgtgacctggtacattctttgagtattctggcaggcacaatactgcacagatgggaaagttgacatttggtgtAATACTTTCCAtataaatccaagaattatgaaagtaaaagctggacaagttttgagatgtgccctctTTCATCATATTAAACGTTGATAAGAACTAGAAAGAgggcaatctccataaaatattagATTTTATGATTTcgtccattaggctgtgtacaaatcgtgcctgcaggaagtccaggctctgtggctcttttgtgaACATAatatgatgtcacaggtcacatcgtctatgaagctgctttaaagcacaaaaagtagccaagcacaataaaattatgcttaccacaataaggttaccagcaataCAACGATGTCAAATGTACAATTttcgactggtatcctgctttagTTTGCTCATATCAGAAACATAAGCACAACTCTCTtgcttaagcacctctatgaaattgggccccgcgGTAAAGTATGGCAGGTACTTTCAAACTGACACATAAAGCTCCTCCCCATATAGTACACTGCCACTAGCTTTAGCTTTGACGACCTCCTGCACATATCCGTGTATTGCGATAAATATAAGAGTGTAAGGCTCCCCCTTCGCATCGCCAAATCGATAACCCAGGGTTATATGAATGAACTCGCATCAATTAATCCCGGCACGATTCTAGAAACAGGTGGTTCGCGCAAACTCTACTATTTACTAACACTTTTTGCACTTCCCGTTTGCAACCATATATATCGATGGCAAATAAATCTTATTAGGAATATTTTTAACGGTCGAAATCCGGGGTTAGTTGGCAGGAATTCCAATCGATTGTTCACATATTAAATGTGGACTGTCACACATGCTGTCCATACCCAGTGGTGGATTCTTaggcagaaaaaaaatatccaagtGTGTAGAGACCCCCAAACCGCCAACAAGTGGCTTTTTTGTCTTCCTTTATATATAGAAATCGACGGCAGCTGCAACCAACATCACAGCCGCAGCTAATGAACCTAGTAAAAGCCACAGCCATCAACCCTAGTCACAGCCACATCtgaaaatgtgtccagtgcctttaattaaaaaaattccgATTAATGACAAATTGCATGGGTAACCAATGGGAAAAGGGGTGTCAGCATATAACTTCAAATAGGGGGCCTATTAGTATTATATTATAAAGTTCCTATCAGTACCAACTAATCCTACAGGGAATTAATGTTTCAGGcataaaaatacattcaaaatGGAAAGACGGTATTTTGAAAACGTCCTTTGCTTATATAAATTGCCGCCAATCGAAATAAGCCTGATACGAACGTGCTGCCACAAAGTCGGTTTGCCAAAACAGCTTGCCGCAAAAAACGTGACCGCGTACGTTTAATTTGATTGAAAAGAATGAACCgtgtgtttatttaaaaaaggaggatggcaataaaataaattaactctCAAATTGAAGTTACGATGGCTCTCCTATAATAACTTAAAATGTTTACCTCTTCGACTATAAGACACGAATCAAATCAGGTAAATGCAGACAAGTTTTGGAGGAGGGTTTAGTTTgagatttaaagggaaggtacacgtttggtagtaactcaaaacaaataattattaactgtgaaagcacacaaattcgtccaacaagggtgctttttctttcatcattttctcgcaacttcgatgaccgattgagcccaaatgttcataggcttgttattttttgcttatgatgggatacaccaagtgagaacactggtctttgacaattaccaaacgtgtacagtgcctttaaaggcactgactggacaccttgggtaaactttaaaaagtcttcttatacacttggtgcatctcaacataattatgcataaaataacaaacctatgcaaatttgaactcaattggtcgtcgaagttgcgagagaataattaaagaaaataaaaacactcttgtcatacatttgtgtgctttcagatgccttgcattcgagacctaaaatacttttagtgataaattacttctttctcaaaagctatactctacttcagaggaagccgtttctcacatgttttttatcaacagctctcctttgctcgttaccaagtaagctttcacgcttacaattattttgagtaattaccaatagtgtcaagtaccTTAAAATACAAATACGGACGTTCCCCACCCATCAGGTAGATATTGTTGAATGCCCAGCATTAAGAGTTTTGACATTTTGATTTTctatcccccccccctatatatatatatatgtgtaTATCGCTCTCTTTCCAATTTTCTTTATACTGTTTCTTCTCTCTTCGGTAAACAATTAGCCGGTgtatttttactttattttttctGATGTGTACAGTAGTTTGATAATTATGTTTTCAAATTGCAATGTTCCTTCGAACAACCTTGTCTGAAATTGGCGCATTACACTAAAAAAAGTATAATGACTATAATTATaagaaattaaattaattatatTTTCCCTTTCGTTACCGTGCACGAACGCTGACGCTTCAATCTCTGGCGCGATCTACACCCGAGAAAAAAATCCCTCAGTCCAGCAAATTTGTTTACGAACTGTCGGGCGTTCGGGGAGAGCAAAGCTCCAAATGGGTTCAAAATCCACGGAGCAAATTGGCAGCAGATGAGAAATGAAGAAGGAGTATATTCCTGCAGGGTTGATCCGGGGCAAATCGCCAAATCCGGCTAGATCCGGGATGAGACAAGCCAGGAGCAGCGTGTCAGTGGTGATATACTTCACTCCCCCCGGAGCGACAGTTCGACgtaattattattaaaccatCCGTTTGGCTCTGCTATATAGCAGGGCAATAGATGGTAATAATATATTATTCGAAACTCCATCAAACAAAGATCTCCCTTTCGCGTTTTCTATCCGTCCTGCTGatttattattacttatttgCTAATCTATTGCCACCCCGTGTGTTATTAAGCTACTTGGTTTCCCACATATATTATTGGCAATAAGAGCATGAGAAACACGGTACCCATTAACACAGACAGATATTTCCCGGTTTGAAAATGAAACCGGCCAGGGCATTTCGAAATGAAATCTAAGCTAAACAACTAGAATTGGAAGGGAATGTCGCTTAATTTAGTTCCATGGGCTTGCGGGCTGGCAAAGCAGTACCTTATATTAATCTAGTGTGGCAGGGGACCCCTCTTGGTGATATTCATAGAGTAGGAGGGAAGATGGCAACGAAAATAGATTGCGAGCCATATTCCCCTCGCCTAATCGGACAGAAATTGATTCGCTTCTCCCGCCGAATTGGACGAAGAAAAAGGGAGAGGAAAAACTATTCtcactttaatatttttttggtCCTTCTATATACGGTAATACTTTTTTTCCAATATGACACCAAGTTAAATATTCATGGACACATCTCTCGTTCCCGAGACAGCCTGACATTTCGTCTACTGCATCTTTAAGACATTCGAGCACGGTGTTTAAGCCGATCGTAACATGAGTCTCGTCGAGATGAGAATCTTCTTAGGGGAAATTACAAGGTCTGAAGCACTTTCGCTACTTTCAAATATATGAATATTATatctataatagatgttaaatttgcatcggggataaagaatattaattttgtgtttttttacccatacaccgatgtgtgttagcactgtatacccagtacttccccgagtcctgtgaaaaaaatagcacaggcatgttactcgggtgggattcgaacccacgacccttgcaattctagagcagtgtcttaccaactagactaccgaggttgcccggcagctagaggcagttcgaatcctatgttttggcagcgggtaccgcaacgatataatagatgttaaatttgcatcggggataaagaatattaattttttttttttttttacccatacaccgatgtgtgttagcactgtatactcagtactctcccgagtcctgtgaaaaaatatcacaggcatgttactcgggtgggattcgaacccacgacccttgcaattctagagcagtgtcttaccaactagactaccgaggttgcccggcagctagaggcagttcgaatcctatgttttggcagcgggtaccgcaacgatataatagatgttaaatttatatCCTTCAAATGCCATTCCACTTTTCAAACAGAAATGCTTTTATGCACAGAGCTATTCTACGTCAGTAAAGTTGGGGGCATGGCTAAaggctcttttcgaaaccatgttttttaactGGGCTTGGGTTTCAGCAGGATGTTGTTTTGAACATACACTTTCAGTACTACGAGGCTTACAACAGGCGGATGTGGCATAAGCCTTAGCCTAAGAGAGTCCTAAGCCGGAGCTTAAGCCGTGGTTTCCAAAAAGCTATACCCAATGTCACTCCCCGAAGGCTTTGTGTATTATGTACAAGAAGATGAACATGCTGGAACAGAAAATCATTCTGAGACTAACCACTGGTACAGAAGGAATTCTAATGGACACCGAAGACCAAACTATCCCAAACCAAGGTCAAAGTTTCAACGGAAATCGCAGAATTTTAAGAATAAAGTAACATATAGTGGCATATTACACCACTATATACTGCAGTTTAAGCGTGGTATATAAGATACCATACTTTCACGGCACGTCATCCTCTGTCTGGCAATATTATTTAAACGGCCTAAATCGACTTGGTTtataagagtcagttcaggtaaatagttgacatacttgctcacggtaaaaaaaatgaattttttttatactttgttggtggaagggccttggggtgcaagtaaacaaaattgcattttcatttctatatatagcccgttgccatggttacggctcattttgttttttggcaattttaggccgattttggggtctgaaaaactggtttttagctcatatttacaactccacccaaccaaaatgcaacattatttcaaaaaaccttttatatcactacaaagtattatccttggccttccttgagaaaaaaattattgctttaaataacacccttgtgctatttttgcattatgcattacagtatgtttttagaacttgcaaaatcaacatttttaccctatttttggaccccaaaatgtcaacttgccaggggtctcagaaaatttccctttcaactgtgattagggccaacagtggtctttccatatctggtgtcaaaaactcgggcaattgtatcctgttgtgacagtactgcctcaaaactagacttttttccccaaaacatgaaaaattcctttttaagggtcttttcacataatatcgaaatacgtgtccacggtaaaaaaaaaagaatatttttcatttttttgtggatggtaggatggtagggacttggggtccaaataaacaacatttacatttcaaatcataatataacacgttgccatggtaacagttcatgtgtgtttaggccactttaggctgatcttggggtatgaaaaactgttttttttaagttaatatttacaactccaccccaccaaaaaacaaaattatttcataaaaccttttacatcactacaaagtatcatccttggctttacttgagacaaaaaataattgctataaatttcccccttgtgctatttttagaacgtgcataaGAGTatctttttagaacttgcaaaatcaacatttttaccatattttttgccctcaaaatttcatttttttcaggggtctcagaatatttttctttcggttttgatcagggccaaaatttgtcttttttatttctggtaaggaaaacttggcaagtgtatcctgatgttaacagtact
The sequence above is drawn from the Asterias amurensis chromosome 13, ASM3211899v1 genome and encodes:
- the LOC139946163 gene encoding uncharacterized protein — encoded protein: MRLGCCHIKLWGRRNILLMSFWYFILMASCYMYYTYTEWRPSLKVYQTIINRQDSKVREPPGQVYLRNRDLSLRWQQAERLRILEENPRYTPDSVRHGADAVPPGSGAYNQQLLNSIVDSSRSNDNIPKKSNSASGSDAVANRTRNASSAHGTYSHRVTNEKRVVKEEHTALSEEEDEEEIEDEDDLRYPVTDTVDMTTIHFENATLKPPVPPIVDGYERIDSNESLRMRCSQCAVVSSSGHLINKTRGREIDSAQCVFRMNSSPTIGYEDDVGAKTTVRVIGHVNMMVLNTSRELQQEIFINQSSRPDKVIIPWLYSADKVDKATNVYYKIAQNFSKTFPNVEMYLLTPEKVKLADELFKVETGLTTKEANTWLSTGWMTLLFAIDVCDQIDIYGLAEENYCRDHPNDTTPYHYYDPDGKVECKYYQTSEERLTGGHLFITEKAVFARWAHKFNMSFHSPWWNITALAPNTTALETPFLKKFYEAKRNNRTIVRHRRVIKRVIKRVVVRRKVPVLKKSPKIKS